The sequence TCGTTTTTATGTTTGTGCTTTCTTCAACAGGATATTCATCGTTGCAAGAGACTCAATCCGAGGAGGCAAAACAAACTCAGTCTTTAGTCGATGAAGCAGCCGCTTTACTGGAAAGCAAAGGGACGGAAGCTTTTACAGAATTTAGAAAGAAGGATAGTCAGTGGCTGAAAGGTGATACCTATATCTTCGCATTCGATGTGAATGGTATAGAAATTTTCCATCCCATTAAACCGGATCTCGAGGGGAAAAACATTATTGATTTCAAGGATGTTAATGGAAAAGCTTTCGTTCAGGAAATGATTGAAATAGCTAATACCAAAGGCTCAGGATGGGTAGAATATGTGTACCCTAAACCTGGAGAAGGTGCACCTTCCAAGAAAATGACCTATATCAAGAAGGTGAAAGCTGGAGATGAAACGCTCATCATAGGTTCCGGCTATTATACGGACTGATCGTTTGAGAGAGCAACCTTCCATGGTTGATGGCTTGAACATGATCCAAGAACAGTTAAAAATCAGTTTGATACGCTGAAAAACGGAAGACATATTGTCGAGGTTTAAGAGGAACCATGCTTTTGGCGCCTTGACCTAAAAAATATATCGAAGATGCCATTAAAATCCTGAAAAAAGTAGGGGCAAAAACCGAGCTTGCTAAGAGTTATTTTAGTTTGCAAAGGCTATACAAGGAAAAAGGAGAAAAATATAAGGCAAAGAAATATGTTACTAATGCTCTAAACCTCTTCGAAAAGCTGGGCACACTACACGAGCCAGAGAAGGCAAGGAAGGTATTAAGAGATTTAGGGTAATAGGCCACATTATTAATCCTAAACATCGTGCATTTAATCGAATGATGATATTCGTTCATAATAACAAGAAAGGAAGCCTTGGCTAACTTAAAAAATTAATGACTGAATTTATACACTCATAAACTTATGGGAAATATTCTTACTTTGACTGTGAATCAATTACAATATGGTTATTATTCAGCAAAGCTTGTCATACCGACGGGTTACCCACTGAAAGGGTGCGGGCATAAGTTTAAGCGGGAATCAATTAAAGAACACATATGGATACCCGATAAAAGCATTCGAGTATGACAATTGTATGGATGCACGATAAATCTTGTACCCGTATGATTTAAGCGGGGAGCATTCGGGCATGACAGAGTGGAATATAGGCGTAACGTGAGTTGATGAATTAAAGAATCTGTGTTGGAGTCCCCAATTTTTTGAAATGAGCTAGGAGGTGCATTGTGAGTTACGAGGCGATCGAAAACAAGGTTGCCCTTATTACCGGCGGGACAGAAGGAATTGGTTTTGGTATTGCAAATTCTTTTCTTGAGGCAGGCGCTAAGGTAGCAATAACGGGACTAAGTAACCTTCAAACGGCTAAAGAAAAGCTCGGAGGTAAAATTCTAACAATAAATGCTGACATCACCAATATAGAGCTTTGTAAGGCTACTCTCGATGAAGTTCTCGGGGAGTTCGGGAAATTGGATATTCTTGTAAATAACGCAGGAACCAATATCTACAAACCAACATCACAAACAACAATTCAAGAATTCGACTTGATATTTAACACCAACGTTAGAGGTCTCTTTGCACTAACCCAAACCGCGATTCCAGAACTTAACAAGACTCATGGGAATATAATCAACATCGGCTCAGTCTTTGGTTTTAGGGGTATGCCTATCTACAGCGTTTATTCTGCTTCCAAAGCCGCAGTAATCATGCTAACACAGTTGTGGGCTAAAGAACTAGCCCCCGATGTGAGAGTGAATACAATAAGTCCCGGTGGTATAGATACCGCCATCTTCAAAAAGATGTACGGTGAAGAAAAACATCAGCAGGTACTTGAATTCGTGAGTGGTCGTCATCTTATGAAAAGAATGGGACAACCTGAAGAAATTGCACGGATGGCACTTTACCTCGCCACTGAAAACTGGGTAACAGGAAGTAATTTCGTTGTTGATGGCGGGCTATTTCACTTGATCTGAGCTTCATCACCAAAAAAAGTAATACCATTCCCAGTTATTGAGTGTTCATATTGGTATCGGTAGGAGCACCATCTTGGTGCGACTAGATCGCGGCTAGAAGCCGCTCCTACGGTATGTTTTTTCATTTCCATTACGATTACTTTTCTATTGGAAATGGTATAACCAGGTCTGACACTAGGCTTCACGTTTTCAGGAATATAAAGGAGAGAATGACAACGTAGGGGGACTTTGGAGAAGATGAGACCGAAACAATAGCTCCATTCAAGTGCCGAAGCGAAAAGTTAAAACGAATACGAAAGTGAAACCTTGAATAAGTAGGGAGTAAGTGTAAATAGCATATATATGATAGAATATGTTTAAACCAGGCCTTGGGGGTTGGGTGAATGCGCTGCTCAAGTTGTGACTTTGAAAATCCGATAGAGATTAAGTTCTGTGGCAAGTGTAGTGCTCCACTTAAGAATGTCTGTTCGAACTGTGGTTTTGAGAACCCACCACGGTTCAAATTCTGTGGAGAATGTGCCACGCCCCTCATAGATCAGGCTCCACCATCCAAATCCACCGATATAGATAGACAGCCGTATACGCAAGAGGACAAGGGCGCTCAGGTCATACCGGTAATGTCTGAACGTAAAGCGCCAGAAGCAGAACGCCGCCAGTTAACGGTGATGTTTTGTGATTTGGTAGGCTCTACTTCTCTATCTGAACAACTGGACCCTGAAGATTTTCGGGATATTATTTGCTCCTATCAGGAATCCTGTGCAGAAGTAATTGATCAATATAATGGATATATTGCTCAATATCTGGGTGACGGATTACTTGTTTATTTCGGCTATCCATTAGCCCACGAAGACGATGCACATAGGGCTGTGAGAGCTGGATTGGGGATTGTAGGGGCAATGGACTTCGATAATAGTGCCCGACCCACTACCAGCACTATGCATGAATTGCCCTTACAAAATAGTCGTTTACAGCAACCCATACAAGTACGGGTGGGTATACACACAGGTCTTGTAGTAATTGGCGAGATGGGTGGAGGTAAAAGGCGCGACCCCATGGCTATAGTGGGGGAGACCCCGAATATCGCCGCACGGTTGCAAGCATTAGCTGAACAGAATACGGTTGTTATGAGCGCAGCCACATATAGACTGGTAGAGGGATTATTTGATTTCAAGAATTTAGGGACGCGCCTGTTGAAGGGGATTTCTACACCTATAGATGTTTACCAGGTGCTTCATGAAAGTCACGTACGTAGCCGCTTCGAGTTGGCTGTTAGTAAGGGTCTAACCCCACTAATAGGAAGGGAGCAGGAGGTGGAACTTTTGCTGGAGCGCTGGGAACGTGTCAAGGAAGGCGAAGGACAAGTAGTTTTACTCAGTGGGGAAGCTGGCATAGGCAAATCACGACTTGTAGAGGTGTTAAAAGAACGAGCGACGGAAGAGCCACATGCAAGGATAGAAAGTCGCTGTTCGGCCTATTACCAGAATAGTTCCCTATACCCTGTTATTGATCATATTGAGCGTCTGTTAAATTTTAGTAGGGAAGACACCCTCGAGAAAAAGCTGGACAAGCTAGAAAGGGTTCTAGACCATTATGACTTTTCACTCGAGGAAATGGTACCCCTTTTTGCCCCCTTACTTTCGATCCCACTTTTCGACCGCTATCCGCACCTTAACCTAAGTCCTCAAATACAGAAGCAGAAATCCATGGAAGCCTTGTTGGCATGGCTTCTTAAGGTATCCGAGATGCATCCAGTGCTACGTATAGTAGAAGACCTGCACTGGGTGGATCCCTCAACTTTGGAGTACTTGAGTCTTCTTGTAGAGCATGTCCCTAGGGCCAGAATTTTTGTTCTGCTTACTTTTCGCCCTGATTTTAGCCCGTCTTGGCCAATGCGCTCGCACCTGACCCAGATCACACTCAACCGCTTAGCCAGAAAACAGGTGGAGATAATGGTAGAGAAGGTAGCGGGGGGCAAGTCTTTTCCCACTGATGTAGTTCAGCAGATTGTAGCCAAGACCGATGGAGTACCTCTCTTTGTGGAAGAATTAACAAAGATGGTGATTGAGTCAGGGCTTCTAAGAGAGGAAGATGGGCGCTATGAGCTTACAGCTCCACTCCCCACACTGGCTATCCCTTCCACGCTGCAAGACTCACTCATGGCAAGGCTTGATCGTTTGGCTACTGTCAAAGAGGTGGCACAATTTGCGGCTACTCTTGGAAGGGAGTTTACATACGAGTTGCTTCATACTGCGTTGCCTATGGATGAAGCTACTTTGCAGAGAGAGTTGGCCAAGCTAGTGGAAGCTGAACTTCTATACCAGAGGGGTATTCCACCTAATGCCAGGTACTTCTTCAAACATGTCCTTATTCAGGAGTCAGCCTATCAATCTTTGCTAAAAAGCAAAAGGCGTGAGTACCATCAGAAAATTGCCGAAGTCCTGGAGTATAGGTTTCCAGAAACAATCGAGACTCAACCAGAACTTCTCGCCCATCATTATACAGAGGGTGGACTTATGGAAAAAGCAATACCACTTTGGCATAACGCAGGACAAAGGGCCATTGAGCGCTCTGCAAATGTTGAAGCGATCAGTCACTTAACCAAGGGTCTGGAGACGCTAAATACTCTTCCTGAAACTAGTGAACGGTCTCAGCAAGAGCTCACTCTTCAAATAACACTTAGTGTGCCCCTGACAGTTACCAAGGGATATGCAGCTCCGGAAGTAGGAAGAGTCTTCACTCGAGCCAGGGAGTTATGTCATCAAGCCGGAGAGACTACTGAACACATTCCTGTTTTACGGGGGCTGGCACAGTTCTATAGGGTTAAGGGAGAATTACAAACAGCACGCGAACTTGCGGATGAGCTTCTCACGTTAGCTAAGAGTTTTCAAAACCCATCTTATCTCTTGGAGGCCCATCTGGCACTTGGCGAAATATTATTCTGGATTGGAGATCTCTCCATGGCTCTGGATCATGTTAAGCAAGG comes from Thermodesulfobacteriota bacterium and encodes:
- a CDS encoding cache domain-containing protein, with translation MRRKTYYGVILLLVFMFVLSSTGYSSLQETQSEEAKQTQSLVDEAAALLESKGTEAFTEFRKKDSQWLKGDTYIFAFDVNGIEIFHPIKPDLEGKNIIDFKDVNGKAFVQEMIEIANTKGSGWVEYVYPKPGEGAPSKKMTYIKKVKAGDETLIIGSGYYTD
- a CDS encoding SDR family oxidoreductase yields the protein MSYEAIENKVALITGGTEGIGFGIANSFLEAGAKVAITGLSNLQTAKEKLGGKILTINADITNIELCKATLDEVLGEFGKLDILVNNAGTNIYKPTSQTTIQEFDLIFNTNVRGLFALTQTAIPELNKTHGNIINIGSVFGFRGMPIYSVYSASKAAVIMLTQLWAKELAPDVRVNTISPGGIDTAIFKKMYGEEKHQQVLEFVSGRHLMKRMGQPEEIARMALYLATENWVTGSNFVVDGGLFHLI
- a CDS encoding adenylate/guanylate cyclase domain-containing protein: MRCSSCDFENPIEIKFCGKCSAPLKNVCSNCGFENPPRFKFCGECATPLIDQAPPSKSTDIDRQPYTQEDKGAQVIPVMSERKAPEAERRQLTVMFCDLVGSTSLSEQLDPEDFRDIICSYQESCAEVIDQYNGYIAQYLGDGLLVYFGYPLAHEDDAHRAVRAGLGIVGAMDFDNSARPTTSTMHELPLQNSRLQQPIQVRVGIHTGLVVIGEMGGGKRRDPMAIVGETPNIAARLQALAEQNTVVMSAATYRLVEGLFDFKNLGTRLLKGISTPIDVYQVLHESHVRSRFELAVSKGLTPLIGREQEVELLLERWERVKEGEGQVVLLSGEAGIGKSRLVEVLKERATEEPHARIESRCSAYYQNSSLYPVIDHIERLLNFSREDTLEKKLDKLERVLDHYDFSLEEMVPLFAPLLSIPLFDRYPHLNLSPQIQKQKSMEALLAWLLKVSEMHPVLRIVEDLHWVDPSTLEYLSLLVEHVPRARIFVLLTFRPDFSPSWPMRSHLTQITLNRLARKQVEIMVEKVAGGKSFPTDVVQQIVAKTDGVPLFVEELTKMVIESGLLREEDGRYELTAPLPTLAIPSTLQDSLMARLDRLATVKEVAQFAATLGREFTYELLHTALPMDEATLQRELAKLVEAELLYQRGIPPNARYFFKHVLIQESAYQSLLKSKRREYHQKIAEVLEYRFPETIETQPELLAHHYTEGGLMEKAIPLWHNAGQRAIERSANVEAISHLTKGLETLNTLPETSERSQQELTLQITLSVPLTVTKGYAAPEVGRVFTRARELCHQAGETTEHIPVLRGLAQFYRVKGELQTARELADELLTLAKSFQNPSYLLEAHLALGEILFWIGDLSMALDHVKQGFTLYSPQEHRSHAFVYVQDPGMACCGYAAWTMSLMGYSDQAIRKSHEAMTLAKEQSHPYSIAIAHVFSSCLHQFRRESNLTKEHADKLIEISTEQGFPQWLALGNIMRGWALIDQGVESEGIEDIVSGITARRARGSEVALTYFLALLAESYGKLGRAEEGITVLAEAMDTAHKNGERFYQAELNRLKGEQLLAFSPGNQAEAESSFRKAIDIASHQSAKSLELRAVISLSRLWQKQGKKERAHKMLSEIYGWFTEGFDTRDLKEAKALLDELSEE